DNA from Flavobacterium aestivum:
TTGATTTATTTTTTTAGTTTTATCATAGTATATGTGCCAGCCCTAATAATTCCTCCTTTGGGCTTTGGAGCACCTTCTTTAACAGCGACAGGTCCTGTATACCAAATACTTACTATGATTGCATCTCTACCATCTACGGTTGTTTTTCTAATATCAATTTCTCCGACATTCTGGGGTGTGATATCTGAAAAACCAAGCCTTAATCGTTTTTCATCAGCTCTACAGTCGTCACACCCCAACGTAGTTCCAGTTAAAACCCTTTTTCCACTTATATGATTTATGTTGCTAGTTGGAGTTAATTGGCTTAATGTATTCACCTTTTCAAC
Protein-coding regions in this window:
- a CDS encoding DUF6705 family protein, which codes for MKNYINIAVFFILLNSCMAQSPVLDITDISMFNTVKGAYYKDTKNVLSGYDGTYLYTNGTTSFKIKLQKNIMTSRNGQFYEDLVAGEYQLIENGVEKVNTLSQLTPTSNINHISGKRVLTGTTLGCDDCRADEKRLRLGFSDITPQNVGEIDIRKTTVDGRDAIIVSIWYTGPVAVKEGAPKPKGGIIRAGTYTMIKLKK